The genomic segment AGGCGGAAGCGTACGTGGCCGTCCTCGCGCAGCTGGGCTCCGAACGGCATCGCATGGGCGAAATGGGCGGTCATGGGAGGCTCCGGGGCGGCGCGCCTTGCTGCGCGTAGCCCGAAACGCCCCCGAACCGGGCAGGTTCCCACTGGGACCGTTCTAGGATGGGTCCGGCTATGGGATGGAGGCTGCGATCGGCGCGGTTTCATCGGCCAAGGCCGAGGCCGCCATCCTGGATGCCAGAATCTCCTTGAGCCGCGTGCGGTAGGTCTGCACGGCCGCCTTGACGTCGGCCTCCATGTCCTTGACCTGGCGGTCGGGGTTGATGGCCCGCATCAATTGCATGGCGGCCAAGCGGAGGCTTGCCAGCCGCTCGGGCGCTCGCCCCTCCGGATGGACGATGTTGTCGATGTGCTCGTTCAGCGCCGTCGCGATACGGTCGGTTGCCACCCGAAGCTCGGGATCGCGAATGCGCCGCAGGAAATCCTCGATGATCGCGGGCACGCGCTGGACGTGCTCCATGGCCATGGGGTCCGGCTGTTTGCCGACGAGGCCGGGGAGCGCGTACTCCACCAGGAAGGCCACCTGAAAGGCATGCCCGACCAGCTTGTGCTGGTTGATCAGGTCGAAGCTTTCGGCGAGTTCGGCCTGAAGATCCACTTGGCCGAACTGGTTCACGGCCTTGAGCCGTACCGTGTTCGGCGGATCCATTGAGGACGCCAGCCGCGGATTATCGCGCGACTGCCGGCGCCGGTCAGGGCCTATGTAGTCGCTGGTGACAACGAACGGGCGGCGCTGCTCGACCAGGGCAATCAGCCGGTCTTCAACCTGCTTTATGGAGACCGGTTTGGCCATCAGATCGTCGGCACCGGCATTGGTCGCGCGCGCCAGCATCAAGTTGGTCGGGTTCCATGTCGACACGACGATGCCGAGAAACGGATTGCGGAGC from the Azospirillaceae bacterium genome contains:
- a CDS encoding response regulator — translated: MGEYNFSAVEVLIIDPQIHTRRIIRTALNHIDVKTITEFDSPQSMMEKMEGGASAGMPDLLIIDADAPDSPNFKFLNQVRHGHVLRNPFLGIVVSTWNPTNLMLARATNAGADDLMAKPVSIKQVEDRLIALVEQRRPFVVTSDYIGPDRRRQSRDNPRLASSMDPPNTVRLKAVNQFGQVDLQAELAESFDLINQHKLVGHAFQVAFLVEYALPGLVGKQPDPMAMEHVQRVPAIIEDFLRRIRDPELRVATDRIATALNEHIDNIVHPEGRAPERLASLRLAAMQLMRAINPDRQVKDMEADVKAAVQTYRTRLKEILASRMAASALADETAPIAASIP